One part of the Lotus japonicus ecotype B-129 chromosome 2, LjGifu_v1.2 genome encodes these proteins:
- the LOC130738770 gene encoding DNA-directed RNA polymerases I, II, and III subunit RPABC5 codes for MIIPVRCFTCGKVIGNKWDPYLDLLQSDYSEGDALDALGLVRYCCRRMLMTHVDLIEKLLNYNTLDKSDTS; via the exons ATGATTATCCCCGTCCGTTGTTTCACCTGTGGAAAG GTCATTGGAAACAAATGGGATCCATATTTGGATCTTCTGCAGTCAGATTACAGTGAAGG AGATGCACTGGATGCTTTGGGGCTAGTTCGATACTGTTGTAGGCGCATGCTTATGACCCACGTTGACCTCATTGAGAAGCTGCTGAATTACAACA CTCTGGACAAGTCTGATACCAGTTAA